A window from Thermomonas aquatica encodes these proteins:
- the rplO gene encoding 50S ribosomal protein L15, with translation MKMNTLSPAEGARQAPKRVGRGIGSGLGKTCGRGHKGSFARAGKGKIKAGFEGGQSPMQRRLPKIGFASKLKADTAEVLLYKLDALPAGDVDFAALRAAKLVPSTAKRAKVVVKGEVTKAFTLKGIAATAGAKAAIEAAGGKLAE, from the coding sequence ATGAAAATGAATACTCTGAGCCCCGCCGAGGGCGCCCGCCAGGCGCCGAAGCGCGTCGGTCGCGGCATCGGTTCCGGCCTGGGCAAGACCTGCGGCCGCGGCCACAAGGGTTCGTTCGCGCGCGCCGGCAAGGGCAAGATCAAGGCCGGCTTCGAAGGCGGCCAGTCGCCCATGCAGCGCCGCCTGCCGAAGATCGGCTTCGCCTCCAAGCTGAAGGCCGACACCGCCGAAGTGCTGCTGTACAAGCTGGACGCGCTGCCGGCCGGCGATGTCGACTTCGCCGCCCTGCGCGCCGCCAAGCTGGTGCCGAGCACCGCCAAGCGCGCCAAGGTCGTGGTCAAGGGCGAAGTCACCAAGGCGTTCACCCTGAAGGGCATCGCTGCGACCGCGGGCGCCAAGGCCGCGATCGAGGCCGCCGGCGGCAAGCTGGCGGAGTAA
- the rpmD gene encoding 50S ribosomal protein L30, whose translation MAKNESGTVTVRLVKGLRGTQSRHRLSVKALGLGKLNSVRTLKDSPQVRGLINQLHYLVKVED comes from the coding sequence ATGGCTAAGAACGAATCCGGCACGGTCACCGTGCGCCTGGTCAAGGGCCTGCGCGGCACCCAGTCCCGCCATCGCCTGTCGGTGAAGGCGCTCGGCCTGGGCAAGCTCAACAGCGTCCGCACGCTGAAGGACAGCCCGCAGGTGCGTGGCCTGATCAACCAGCTCCACTACCTGGTCAAGGTCGAGGACTAA
- the rpsE gene encoding 30S ribosomal protein S5: MAEQRESRGRDRGPREEKVDDGMIEKLIAVNRVSKTVKGGRQFTFTALTVVGDGAGKIGFGYGKAREVPVAIQKSMEQARKGMSSVDLNNGTLYHQVKANHGAASVFMKPASEGTGVIAGGAMRAVLEAVGVKNVLAKATGSRNPINLVRATIRGLESIHSPAKIAAKRGKKVEDIVHG, translated from the coding sequence ATGGCAGAGCAACGCGAATCCCGCGGCCGCGATCGCGGTCCCCGCGAGGAAAAAGTCGATGACGGCATGATCGAGAAGCTGATCGCGGTCAACCGCGTCAGCAAGACCGTCAAGGGCGGCCGCCAGTTCACCTTCACCGCGCTGACGGTGGTGGGCGACGGCGCCGGCAAGATCGGTTTCGGTTATGGCAAGGCGCGCGAAGTGCCGGTCGCCATCCAGAAGTCGATGGAACAGGCGCGCAAGGGCATGAGCTCGGTCGACCTGAACAACGGCACCCTGTACCACCAGGTGAAGGCCAACCATGGCGCGGCGAGCGTGTTCATGAAGCCGGCATCCGAAGGTACCGGCGTGATCGCCGGCGGCGCGATGCGCGCCGTGCTGGAAGCGGTCGGGGTGAAGAACGTGCTGGCCAAGGCCACCGGTTCGCGCAACCCGATCAACCTGGTGCGCGCCACCATCCGCGGCTTGGAGTCGATCCATTCGCCGGCCAAGATCGCGGCGAAGCGCGGCAAGAAGGTGGAGGACATCGTCCATGGCTAA
- the rplR gene encoding 50S ribosomal protein L18, whose translation MSIKNNARLRRAKSTRAHIRNLGVPRLTVLRTGQHLYAQLFTADGAKVLASAATVEADVMAGLKNGKNAEAAAKVGQVIAERAKAAGIEKVAFDRSGYRYHGRIKALADAAREGGLQF comes from the coding sequence ATGAGCATCAAGAACAACGCCCGCCTGCGCCGCGCCAAGTCCACCCGCGCGCACATCCGCAACCTCGGCGTGCCGCGCCTGACCGTGCTGCGCACCGGCCAGCACCTGTACGCCCAGCTGTTCACCGCCGACGGCGCCAAGGTGCTGGCTTCGGCCGCCACCGTCGAGGCCGACGTGATGGCCGGCCTGAAGAACGGCAAGAACGCCGAAGCCGCCGCCAAGGTCGGCCAGGTGATCGCCGAGCGCGCCAAGGCCGCGGGCATCGAGAAGGTCGCGTTCGACCGCTCGGGCTACCGCTACCACGGCCGCATCAAGGCGCTGGCCGACGCCGCGCGCGAAGGCGGCCTGCAGTTCTGA
- the rplF gene encoding 50S ribosomal protein L6: protein MSRVAKKPVALAKGVELNVQSDSISVKGPKGALSVPKPAGIEVKIEDGSALLSANDASLVPLTGTLRAIVANMVKGVSEGFERKLELVGVGYRAAMQGKDLNLSLGFSHPVLFVAPEGITIATPTQTEIVVTGADKQRVGEVAAKIRGYRPPEPYKGKGVKYAGEVIIRKEAKKA from the coding sequence ATGTCCCGAGTTGCCAAGAAGCCGGTTGCCCTCGCCAAGGGCGTCGAGCTCAACGTCCAGTCGGATTCGATCAGCGTCAAGGGCCCGAAGGGCGCCCTGAGCGTGCCGAAGCCGGCCGGCATCGAAGTCAAGATCGAAGACGGCAGCGCGCTGCTGTCCGCCAACGACGCCTCGCTGGTGCCGCTGACCGGCACCCTGCGCGCGATCGTCGCCAACATGGTGAAGGGCGTGTCCGAAGGCTTCGAGCGCAAGCTCGAGCTGGTCGGCGTCGGTTACCGTGCCGCCATGCAGGGCAAGGACCTGAACCTGTCGCTCGGGTTCTCGCACCCGGTGCTGTTCGTGGCGCCGGAAGGCATCACCATCGCCACCCCGACCCAGACCGAGATCGTGGTCACCGGTGCCGACAAGCAGCGCGTCGGCGAAGTCGCCGCCAAGATCCGTGGCTACCGTCCGCCGGAGCCTTACAAGGGCAAGGGCGTGAAGTACGCCGGCGAAGTCATCATCCGCAAGGAAGCCAAGAAGGCGTAA
- the rpsH gene encoding 30S ribosomal protein S8 — MSMTDPIADMLVRIKNAAAVGKQTVKMPSSKTKVAIANVLKGEGYIADARVTQLGAKAELEIALKYYEGKPVIETLKRVSRSGLRNYRGKDALPKVLNGLGVAIISTSKGIMTDSQARQQGVGGEVLCIVA; from the coding sequence ATGAGCATGACTGATCCCATCGCCGACATGCTGGTCCGCATCAAGAATGCGGCGGCCGTCGGCAAGCAGACGGTGAAGATGCCGTCCTCCAAGACCAAGGTCGCGATCGCCAACGTCCTCAAGGGCGAGGGCTACATCGCCGACGCGCGCGTCACCCAGCTCGGCGCCAAGGCCGAACTCGAGATCGCCCTGAAGTACTACGAGGGCAAGCCGGTGATCGAGACCCTGAAGCGCGTGTCGCGCTCGGGCCTGCGCAACTACCGCGGCAAGGACGCGCTGCCGAAGGTCCTCAACGGCCTGGGCGTCGCCATCATTTCCACCTCCAAGGGCATCATGACCGACTCGCAGGCGCGCCAGCAGGGCGTCGGCGGTGAAGTCCTGTGCATCGTGGCCTAA
- the rpsN gene encoding 30S ribosomal protein S14 has protein sequence MAKTSMVNREAKRAKLAKQHGAKRDALKKIISSQDASYEEKMEAAVKLQKLPRDSSPSRQTTRCVLTGRPRAVYSKFGLGRNALRKATMNGDVPGLRKASW, from the coding sequence ATGGCCAAGACTTCGATGGTGAACCGCGAGGCCAAGCGCGCCAAGCTTGCCAAGCAGCACGGCGCCAAGCGCGACGCGCTGAAGAAGATCATCTCCAGCCAGGACGCGTCCTACGAGGAGAAGATGGAGGCGGCGGTCAAGCTGCAGAAGCTGCCGCGCGATTCCTCGCCCAGCCGCCAGACCACCCGCTGCGTCCTGACCGGCCGCCCGCGCGCCGTGTACAGCAAGTTCGGCCTGGGCCGCAACGCGCTGCGCAAGGCGACGATGAACGGCGACGTGCCGGGCCTGCGCAAGGCTAGCTGGTAA
- the rplE gene encoding 50S ribosomal protein L5: MNTRLEKFYKDEVVPKLMKQFGYTNPMEVPKLTKITLNMGVGEAATNKKILENAVADMAKISGQKPQVTKSRVSVASFKIRDGWPIGAKVTLRRAKMYEFLDRLINISLPRVRDFRGVSGRSFDGRGNYNMGVKEQIIFPEIDFDAVDAMRGMDIAITTTAKTDAEAKALLEAFRFPFRN, encoded by the coding sequence ATGAATACCCGTCTGGAAAAGTTCTACAAGGACGAAGTGGTGCCGAAGCTGATGAAGCAGTTCGGCTACACCAATCCGATGGAAGTGCCGAAGCTGACCAAGATCACCCTGAACATGGGCGTGGGCGAGGCGGCGACCAACAAGAAGATCCTCGAGAACGCGGTGGCCGACATGGCCAAGATCTCCGGCCAGAAGCCGCAGGTCACCAAATCGCGCGTCTCGGTGGCGTCGTTCAAGATCCGCGACGGCTGGCCGATCGGCGCCAAGGTGACCCTGCGCCGCGCCAAGATGTACGAGTTCCTCGACCGCCTGATCAACATCTCGCTGCCGCGCGTGCGTGACTTCCGCGGCGTGTCGGGTCGTTCGTTCGATGGCCGCGGCAACTACAACATGGGCGTGAAGGAACAGATCATCTTCCCGGAAATCGACTTCGACGCCGTCGACGCGATGCGCGGCATGGATATCGCCATCACCACCACCGCGAAGACCGATGCCGAGGCCAAGGCCCTGCTCGAGGCCTTCCGCTTCCCGTTCCGCAACTGA
- the rplX gene encoding 50S ribosomal protein L24, which translates to MNRIKKGDQVVVTTGNKKIKGQTGEVLRVDGERVYVSNLNLVKRATKPNPQAGQPGGLIEREASIHISNVMLLNPATGKGERVATKILENGKRLRVFRSNGEAI; encoded by the coding sequence ATGAACCGCATCAAGAAGGGCGACCAGGTGGTCGTCACCACCGGCAACAAGAAGATCAAGGGTCAGACCGGCGAAGTGCTGCGCGTCGATGGCGAGCGCGTGTACGTCTCCAACCTGAACCTGGTCAAGCGCGCCACCAAGCCGAACCCGCAAGCCGGCCAGCCCGGCGGGCTGATCGAGCGCGAGGCGTCGATCCACATTTCCAACGTGATGCTGCTCAACCCGGCGACGGGCAAGGGCGAGCGCGTTGCCACCAAGATCCTGGAGAATGGAAAGCGCCTGCGCGTGTTCCGCTCCAACGGTGAGGCGATCTGA
- the rplN gene encoding 50S ribosomal protein L14, translating into MIQMQSFLDVADNSGAKELMCIKVLGGSKRRYAGIGDIIKVSVKDAIPRGKVKKGDVYDAVVVRTRKGVRRADGSLIRFDGNAAVLLNNKHEPIGTRIFGPVTRELRSEKFMKIVSLAPEVL; encoded by the coding sequence ATGATCCAGATGCAGAGCTTTCTCGACGTCGCCGACAACTCCGGTGCCAAGGAGCTGATGTGCATCAAGGTGCTCGGCGGCTCCAAGCGCCGTTACGCCGGCATCGGCGACATCATCAAGGTGTCGGTGAAGGACGCGATCCCGCGCGGCAAGGTGAAGAAGGGCGACGTCTACGACGCCGTTGTGGTCCGTACCCGCAAGGGTGTGCGCCGCGCCGACGGTTCGCTGATCCGCTTCGACGGCAACGCCGCCGTGCTGCTCAACAACAAGCATGAACCGATCGGCACCCGCATCTTCGGGCCGGTGACGCGCGAACTGCGCTCCGAGAAGTTCATGAAGATCGTCTCGCTCGCCCCCGAAGTGCTGTGA
- the rpsQ gene encoding 30S ribosomal protein S17, giving the protein MTEQTKKLHTVDGRVVSNKMDKTVTVLVERQVKHALYGKYLRRSTKLHAHDADNACNEGDVVRIAECAPMSKTKNWRVVEILARAAE; this is encoded by the coding sequence ATGACTGAACAAACCAAGAAGCTGCACACGGTCGATGGCCGCGTCGTCAGCAACAAGATGGACAAGACCGTGACCGTGCTCGTCGAGCGCCAGGTCAAGCACGCCCTGTACGGCAAGTACCTGCGCCGCTCGACCAAGCTCCACGCGCACGACGCCGACAACGCCTGCAACGAAGGCGATGTCGTGCGCATCGCCGAGTGCGCGCCGATGTCCAAGACCAAGAACTGGCGCGTGGTGGAAATCCTCGCGCGTGCGGCCGAGTAA
- the rpmC gene encoding 50S ribosomal protein L29 — protein MELKQLRQKSADELQAHLVELQKERFALRMQKATGQLAKTHEARRVRREIARVNTLLGAKK, from the coding sequence ATGGAACTCAAGCAACTGCGTCAGAAGTCGGCGGACGAGCTCCAGGCCCACCTGGTCGAGCTGCAGAAGGAGCGCTTCGCGCTGCGCATGCAGAAGGCCACCGGTCAGCTCGCCAAGACCCACGAAGCCCGCCGCGTGCGCCGCGAGATCGCTCGCGTCAACACGCTGCTCGGTGCGAAGAAGTAA
- the rplP gene encoding 50S ribosomal protein L16 — protein sequence MLQPKRTKYRKMFKGRNDGLSWSGNAVSFGEFGLKATAHGQLTARQIEAARRSISRYVKRGGKMWIRVFPDKPITKKPIEVRMGAGKGNVEYWVAQIKPGRMIYEIEGVDESTAREAFRLAAAKLSVTTTFVTRTVR from the coding sequence ATGTTGCAACCCAAGCGAACCAAATACCGCAAGATGTTCAAGGGCCGCAACGACGGCCTGAGCTGGAGCGGCAACGCCGTCAGCTTCGGCGAGTTCGGCCTGAAGGCGACCGCGCACGGCCAGCTGACCGCGCGCCAGATCGAGGCCGCGCGCCGTTCCATCAGCCGTTACGTGAAGCGTGGCGGCAAGATGTGGATCCGCGTGTTCCCCGACAAGCCGATCACCAAGAAGCCGATCGAAGTGCGCATGGGCGCCGGCAAGGGCAACGTGGAGTACTGGGTGGCCCAGATCAAGCCGGGCCGCATGATCTATGAAATCGAGGGCGTCGACGAATCGACGGCGCGCGAGGCGTTCCGCCTGGCCGCCGCCAAGCTCTCGGTCACCACCACTTTCGTGACCCGGACGGTGCGCTGA
- the rpsC gene encoding 30S ribosomal protein S3: MGHKVNPIGIRLGIAKDWNSKWFAGKKHFAEFLAADLKVREMLRKKLAQAGISKILIERPANNARVTIHTARPGVVIGKRGEDIEKLRKEVSDVMGVPAHINVTEVRKPELDAQLVAESIAQQLERRIMFRRAMKRAVGNAMRLGALGIKVNVGGRLNGAEIARSEWYREGRVPLHTLRADIDYGFAEAKTTYGIIGIKVWVYKGEIFDFSQVGQEKQDDTPRNDRNDRGDRERPRGPRRDREARD, encoded by the coding sequence ATGGGTCATAAAGTCAATCCGATCGGCATCCGCCTGGGCATCGCCAAGGACTGGAATTCCAAGTGGTTCGCCGGCAAGAAGCACTTCGCCGAGTTCCTCGCCGCCGACCTCAAGGTCCGCGAGATGCTGCGCAAGAAGCTGGCCCAGGCCGGCATCAGCAAGATCCTGATCGAGCGTCCGGCGAACAACGCCCGCGTGACGATCCACACCGCCCGCCCGGGCGTGGTGATCGGCAAGCGCGGCGAGGACATCGAGAAGCTGCGCAAGGAAGTGAGCGACGTGATGGGCGTCCCGGCGCACATCAACGTCACCGAAGTGCGCAAGCCCGAGCTGGACGCGCAGCTGGTCGCCGAGTCGATCGCGCAGCAGCTGGAGCGCCGCATCATGTTCCGCCGCGCGATGAAGCGCGCGGTCGGCAACGCGATGCGCCTCGGCGCGCTGGGCATCAAGGTCAACGTCGGCGGCCGCTTGAACGGCGCGGAAATCGCCCGTTCGGAGTGGTACCGCGAAGGCCGCGTGCCGCTGCACACCCTGCGTGCGGACATCGACTACGGCTTTGCCGAGGCGAAGACCACCTACGGGATCATCGGCATCAAGGTGTGGGTCTACAAGGGCGAGATCTTCGATTTCTCCCAGGTCGGCCAGGAAAAGCAGGACGACACGCCGCGCAACGACCGCAATGATCGTGGCGACCGCGAACGTCCGCGCGGCCCGCGCCGCGATCGTGAAGCGAGGGACTAA
- the rplV gene encoding 50S ribosomal protein L22 produces MEAKAILRSARISAQKARLVADQVRGLSAERAVNLLKFSDKKAATMIRKVVESAIANAENNNGADVDALKVKTIMVDEGPSLKRFMARAKGRGTRITKRTSHITVVVGEGK; encoded by the coding sequence ATGGAAGCGAAAGCAATCCTGCGCAGCGCGCGCATCTCCGCCCAGAAGGCCCGCCTGGTCGCCGACCAGGTGCGCGGCCTGTCTGCCGAACGCGCCGTCAACCTGCTGAAGTTCTCGGACAAGAAGGCCGCCACCATGATCCGCAAGGTCGTGGAGTCCGCCATCGCCAACGCCGAGAACAACAACGGCGCCGACGTCGACGCACTCAAGGTCAAGACCATCATGGTCGATGAAGGTCCCTCGCTGAAGCGCTTCATGGCGCGTGCGAAGGGCCGTGGCACGCGCATCACCAAGCGCACCAGCCACATCACCGTGGTCGTGGGCGAGGGCAAGTAA
- the rpsS gene encoding 30S ribosomal protein S19 produces the protein MARSLKKGPFIDHHLQKKVEAAGGSKKPIKTWSRRSTVLPEMIGFTIAIHNGKNHIPVLVNENMVGHKLGEFALTRTFKGHGGDKKSGK, from the coding sequence ATGGCACGTTCACTCAAGAAAGGCCCGTTCATCGACCACCACCTGCAGAAGAAGGTGGAGGCCGCGGGCGGCAGCAAGAAGCCGATCAAGACCTGGTCGCGTCGTTCGACCGTGTTGCCGGAAATGATCGGCTTCACCATCGCCATCCACAATGGCAAGAACCACATCCCGGTGCTGGTCAACGAGAACATGGTTGGCCACAAGCTCGGCGAGTTCGCCCTGACCCGTACCTTCAAGGGTCACGGCGGCGACAAGAAGTCGGGCAAGTAA
- the rplB gene encoding 50S ribosomal protein L2 has translation MALMTFKPTSPGRRSMVRVVTPGLHKGSPHAALVEKQSNSGGRNHHGRITTRHIGGGHKQHYRIIDFKRDKEGIPARVERIEYDPNRTAHIALLCYVDGERRYIIAPKGLKAGDQVIAGRDAPIKAGNTLPLRNIPVGSTVHCIEMKPGKGAQIARAAGAGVQLVAREGIYAMLRLRSGEMRKVPADCRATIGEVGNDEHNLEKLGKAGAKRWRGVKPTVRGAAMNPVDHPHGGGEAKAGQGNPHPVTPWGVPTKGYKTRKNKRTQQFIVRDRRS, from the coding sequence ATGGCATTGATGACATTCAAACCCACCTCGCCCGGCCGTCGTTCGATGGTTCGCGTGGTGACGCCGGGCCTGCACAAGGGCTCGCCGCACGCCGCGCTGGTCGAGAAGCAGAGCAACAGCGGCGGCCGCAACCACCACGGCCGCATCACCACCCGCCACATCGGCGGCGGGCACAAGCAGCATTACCGCATCATCGACTTCAAGCGCGACAAGGAAGGCATTCCCGCGCGCGTCGAGCGCATCGAGTACGACCCGAACCGCACCGCGCACATCGCGTTGCTGTGCTATGTCGACGGCGAGCGCCGCTACATCATCGCGCCGAAGGGCCTCAAGGCCGGCGACCAGGTGATCGCGGGCCGTGATGCGCCGATCAAGGCCGGCAACACCCTGCCGCTGCGCAACATCCCGGTCGGTTCCACCGTGCACTGCATCGAGATGAAGCCGGGCAAGGGCGCGCAGATCGCGCGTGCCGCCGGCGCCGGCGTCCAGCTGGTCGCGCGCGAGGGCATCTACGCGATGCTGCGCCTGCGTTCGGGCGAGATGCGCAAGGTGCCGGCCGACTGCCGCGCCACCATCGGCGAAGTCGGCAACGACGAGCACAACCTCGAGAAGCTGGGCAAGGCCGGTGCCAAGCGTTGGCGCGGCGTCAAGCCGACCGTCCGCGGCGCCGCCATGAACCCGGTCGACCACCCGCACGGCGGTGGCGAGGCGAAGGCTGGCCAGGGTAATCCGCATCCGGTCACCCCGTGGGGCGTGCCGACCAAGGGTTACAAGACCCGCAAGAACAAGCGCACCCAGCAGTTCATCGTGCGCGACCGCAGGAGCTAA
- the rplW gene encoding 50S ribosomal protein L23 produces the protein MSTANVYEVIRAPRVSEKTARLQEVSNQYVFEIAKTATKADVKAAVEKIFDVKVQAVNVVNVKGKSKAFKNRQGRRNDWKKAYVTLAEGQSIDVMTASA, from the coding sequence ATGAGCACCGCCAATGTTTACGAAGTGATTCGTGCGCCGCGCGTGTCGGAAAAGACCGCGCGCCTGCAGGAAGTCTCCAACCAATACGTCTTTGAAATCGCGAAGACCGCCACCAAGGCCGACGTGAAGGCCGCCGTGGAAAAGATCTTCGACGTCAAGGTCCAAGCAGTGAACGTGGTGAACGTGAAGGGCAAGTCCAAGGCCTTCAAGAATCGCCAGGGTCGCCGCAACGACTGGAAGAAGGCGTACGTCACGCTGGCCGAAGGCCAGTCGATCGACGTGATGACGGCCTCGGCCTGA
- the rplD gene encoding 50S ribosomal protein L4 yields the protein MELNITNGKTLSVSDAVFGREFSEDLVHQVVVAYRNAGRAGTKAQKTRSEVNGTTKKSKKQKGGGARHGALTAPIFVGGGVTFAAKPRSFAQKVNRKMYRAAIAAILSELNRQGRITVVEGFDVEAPKTSGLVSKLGELKVGQRPLIVTEDASENLYLSARNLPYVQVRDVQGLDPVALVGADTVVITSDAVKKIEEWLA from the coding sequence ATGGAATTGAACATCACCAACGGTAAGACGCTGTCGGTGTCCGACGCCGTGTTCGGCCGCGAGTTCAGCGAAGACCTGGTCCACCAGGTGGTCGTTGCTTATCGCAACGCCGGTCGCGCCGGCACCAAGGCGCAGAAGACCCGTTCGGAAGTCAACGGCACCACCAAGAAGTCGAAGAAGCAGAAGGGCGGCGGTGCGCGTCACGGCGCGCTGACGGCCCCGATCTTCGTCGGCGGCGGCGTGACCTTCGCGGCCAAGCCGCGCAGCTTCGCGCAGAAGGTCAACCGCAAGATGTACCGCGCGGCGATCGCCGCGATCCTGTCCGAGCTGAACCGCCAGGGCCGGATCACCGTGGTCGAAGGCTTCGACGTCGAAGCGCCGAAGACCTCGGGCCTGGTGTCCAAGCTGGGCGAACTGAAGGTCGGCCAGCGTCCGCTGATCGTGACCGAGGACGCCTCCGAGAACCTGTACCTGTCCGCCCGCAACCTGCCGTACGTGCAGGTCCGCGACGTGCAGGGTCTGGACCCGGTCGCGCTGGTCGGTGCCGACACCGTCGTCATCACCTCCGACGCCGTGAAGAAGATCGAGGAGTGGCTGGCATGA
- the rplC gene encoding 50S ribosomal protein L3: MSAKKYSLGIVGRKAGMSRMFTEDGKSIPVTLIEATPNRITQVKTVETDGYSALQVTAGVKRASLLNKPATGHLAKAKVEAGRGLWELRVEADQIGGYEVGGEIKADIFSEGQIVDVQGVTKGKGFQGTIKRWNFTMGDATHGNSLSHRSPGSIGQRQTPGRVFPGKKMSGHMGDVTQTTQNLQVVKVDAERGLIAVRGAVPGAPGGDVIVRPTSKGV; this comes from the coding sequence ATGAGCGCGAAGAAGTATTCGCTCGGCATCGTCGGTCGCAAGGCCGGCATGAGCCGCATGTTCACCGAGGACGGCAAGTCCATCCCGGTGACCCTGATCGAGGCAACCCCGAACCGCATCACCCAGGTGAAGACCGTCGAGACCGACGGCTACTCCGCCCTGCAGGTGACCGCCGGCGTGAAGCGCGCCTCGCTGTTGAACAAGCCGGCCACCGGCCACCTGGCCAAGGCTAAGGTGGAAGCGGGCCGCGGCCTGTGGGAACTGCGCGTGGAAGCCGACCAGATCGGTGGCTATGAAGTGGGCGGCGAGATCAAGGCCGATATCTTCAGCGAAGGCCAGATCGTCGACGTCCAGGGCGTGACCAAGGGCAAGGGCTTCCAGGGCACGATCAAGCGCTGGAACTTCACCATGGGCGATGCGACCCACGGTAACTCGCTGTCGCACCGCTCGCCGGGTTCGATCGGCCAGCGCCAGACGCCGGGCCGCGTGTTCCCGGGCAAGAAGATGTCCGGCCACATGGGCGATGTCACCCAGACCACGCAGAACCTGCAGGTCGTGAAGGTCGACGCCGAGCGCGGCCTGATCGCCGTGCGCGGCGCGGTCCCGGGTGCGCCGGGCGGCGACGTGATCGTGCGCCCGACGAGCAAGGGAGTCTGA
- the rpsJ gene encoding 30S ribosomal protein S10, with protein MADQKIRIRLKAFDHRLIDRSASEIVETAKRTGAQVRGPIPLPTKIERYTILTSPHVDKDARDQYETRTHKRVLDIVDPNDKTVDALMKLELAAGVDVQIKLT; from the coding sequence ATGGCGGACCAGAAGATTCGCATCCGGCTGAAGGCGTTCGATCATCGTCTGATCGACCGTTCGGCCAGCGAGATCGTCGAGACGGCCAAGCGGACCGGCGCGCAAGTGCGCGGCCCGATCCCGCTGCCGACCAAGATCGAGCGTTACACCATTCTGACCTCGCCGCACGTCGACAAGGACGCGCGCGACCAGTATGAAACCCGCACGCACAAGCGCGTGCTCGACATCGTCGACCCCAACGACAAGACCGTGGACGCGCTGATGAAGCTCGAGCTCGCGGCTGGCGTCGACGTCCAGATCAAGCTGACCTGA